A genomic window from Nocardioides sp. BP30 includes:
- a CDS encoding GNAT family N-acetyltransferase — protein sequence MLEIRPVPLDHPDAQRLVGRALAFYVELYGGEGDTDPMDTGAFAAPNGAFYVGYLDGVPVVTGGWRSVDVERLGATRAAEIKRMYVADEARGLGLARTMLAHLETTARAAGCDVLVLSTGAPQVAAVGLYASAGYEPIEPFGYYADSPNVRCFGKRL from the coding sequence ATGCTCGAGATCCGCCCCGTCCCGCTCGACCACCCCGACGCCCAGCGGCTGGTCGGCCGCGCCCTGGCGTTCTACGTCGAGCTCTACGGTGGCGAGGGTGACACCGACCCGATGGACACCGGTGCGTTCGCGGCGCCGAACGGCGCGTTCTACGTCGGCTATCTCGACGGCGTCCCGGTCGTGACCGGTGGATGGCGCTCGGTGGACGTCGAGCGGCTCGGCGCGACCCGTGCGGCCGAGATCAAGCGGATGTACGTCGCCGACGAGGCCCGCGGGCTCGGCCTGGCCCGCACCATGCTGGCCCACCTCGAGACGACGGCGCGAGCGGCGGGCTGCGACGTCCTGGTGCTCTCGACCGGGGCGCCCCAGGTTGCTGCCGTCGGGCTGTACGCCTCGGCGGGCTATGAGCCGATCGAGCCGTTCGGCTACTACGCCGACTCACCGAACGTGCGGTGCTTCGGCAAGCGCCTCTGA
- a CDS encoding TetR/AcrR family transcriptional regulator: MVRAAPMTPEERREALVRATVPLLYQHGRNVTTKLIAEAAGVAEGTIFRVFDSKDALVDAAIARAFEPGQVLARLDDVDPAWPLEQRLVKMVSILQQRLLAVFGLMRACGMVAPPTDHDHHREEHLAAREVLVSRMLALVEPDAERLSVPPGRLLHLLRLLTFSASHRDIAEQDLLSPEEIVGVVLHGVLKRETA, from the coding sequence ATGGTCCGTGCTGCCCCGATGACGCCCGAGGAACGCCGCGAAGCGCTCGTCCGGGCCACCGTGCCCCTGCTCTACCAGCACGGGCGCAACGTCACCACCAAGCTCATCGCCGAGGCGGCAGGGGTCGCCGAGGGCACGATCTTCCGAGTCTTCGACTCCAAGGACGCGCTGGTCGACGCGGCGATCGCCCGGGCGTTCGAGCCGGGCCAGGTCCTGGCGCGGCTCGACGACGTGGACCCGGCATGGCCGCTGGAGCAGCGCCTGGTGAAGATGGTGAGCATCCTGCAGCAGCGCCTGCTGGCCGTCTTCGGTCTGATGCGGGCCTGCGGCATGGTCGCGCCGCCGACCGACCATGACCACCACCGCGAGGAGCACCTCGCCGCCCGAGAGGTGCTGGTGAGCCGCATGCTCGCGCTGGTGGAGCCGGACGCGGAGAGGCTGTCGGTGCCGCCGGGCAGACTCCTGCACCTGCTCCGCCTGCTCACCTTCTCGGCGAGCCACCGCGACATCGCCGAGCAGGACCTGCTCAGCCCCGAGGAGATCGTCGGCGTCGTGCTCCACGGCGTCCTGAAGAGGGAGACCGCCTGA
- a CDS encoding ABC transporter ATP-binding protein → MSEQNPSTGSRTGTPKGQLQVTERVVRQHGPGPMGGGMVGQKAHDFTSSSRRLVRRLTPQRNAVLGVLALAIVSVFLMSLGPRLLGHATNVIVAGWVSMRAGGPGIDFTALAHKLELVFAVYVLGSLLSASQGWLLNGVVQRTVWQLRADVEDKVNRLPLEYFDRQPRGELLSRVTNDIDNVSQTLQQTMSQLLTSLLTVVFVLVQMFWISPLLALVALVCVPIAMLVTGNVMKRSQGQFIAQWRRTGALNAHIEETFSGHDLVTVFGRQEEVEETFREQNEGLYEASFKAQFVSGLIMPLMMFVGNLQFVVVAVVGGLRVSSGHITVGDLQAFIQYSRQFTQPLTTVASMTNLLQSGVASAERVFELLDAEEQLPDVAGSPGEGSAWSAIQVASGVGEPSVRGATGDGEVRFEHVGFRYDEDKPLIEDLSLVASPGQTVAIVGPTGAGKTTLVNLIMRFYELRGGRITLDGVDITAMPRAALRSRIGMVLQDTWLFEGTIRDNIVYGRPDATEEEMLAAARATFVDRFVHSLPDGYDTMIEGDGGKLSAGERQLLTIARAFLAQPDLLILDEATSSVDTRTELLLQQAMAALRTDRTSFVIAHRLSTIRDADLILVMEDGSIVEQGDHESLLAAGGAYARLYRSQFAGAVGEEVVA, encoded by the coding sequence ATGAGCGAGCAGAATCCCTCGACCGGCTCGAGGACAGGCACGCCCAAGGGGCAGCTGCAGGTCACCGAGCGGGTGGTGCGGCAGCACGGACCGGGCCCGATGGGCGGGGGCATGGTCGGCCAGAAGGCGCACGACTTCACCTCGTCGTCGCGCCGCCTCGTCCGCCGCCTCACCCCGCAGCGCAACGCCGTCCTCGGTGTGCTCGCGCTGGCGATCGTCTCGGTCTTCCTGATGTCGCTGGGTCCGCGGCTGCTCGGCCACGCCACGAATGTGATCGTCGCCGGCTGGGTCAGCATGCGTGCCGGCGGCCCCGGCATCGACTTCACCGCGCTGGCGCACAAGCTCGAGCTGGTCTTCGCCGTCTACGTCCTCGGCAGCCTGCTGTCGGCCTCCCAGGGATGGCTGCTCAACGGCGTGGTGCAGCGCACCGTCTGGCAGCTGCGCGCCGACGTCGAGGACAAGGTCAACCGGCTGCCGCTGGAGTACTTCGACCGGCAGCCGCGCGGCGAGCTCCTAAGCCGGGTCACCAACGACATCGACAACGTCAGCCAGACCCTGCAGCAGACGATGTCGCAGCTGCTCACCTCGCTGTTGACGGTCGTCTTCGTGCTGGTCCAGATGTTCTGGATCAGCCCGCTGCTCGCCCTGGTGGCCCTGGTGTGCGTGCCGATCGCGATGCTGGTGACCGGCAACGTCATGAAGCGCTCGCAGGGCCAGTTCATCGCCCAGTGGCGGCGGACGGGCGCGCTCAACGCCCACATCGAGGAGACCTTCTCCGGGCACGACCTGGTCACCGTCTTCGGTCGGCAGGAGGAGGTGGAGGAGACCTTCCGGGAGCAGAACGAGGGGCTCTACGAGGCGTCGTTCAAGGCGCAGTTCGTCAGCGGGCTGATCATGCCGCTGATGATGTTCGTGGGGAACCTGCAGTTCGTCGTGGTCGCCGTCGTCGGCGGCCTGCGGGTCTCCAGCGGTCACATCACGGTCGGCGACCTGCAGGCGTTCATCCAGTACTCCCGGCAGTTCACCCAGCCGCTGACCACCGTCGCCTCGATGACCAATCTGCTGCAGTCCGGAGTGGCGTCCGCCGAGCGGGTCTTCGAGCTGCTCGACGCCGAGGAGCAGCTGCCGGACGTGGCCGGTAGTCCGGGCGAGGGTTCGGCATGGTCCGCGATCCAGGTCGCGTCCGGCGTGGGGGAGCCCTCGGTTCGGGGCGCCACCGGGGACGGTGAGGTCCGCTTCGAGCACGTCGGCTTCCGCTACGACGAGGACAAGCCGCTGATCGAGGATCTCTCCCTGGTGGCCAGCCCGGGGCAGACGGTGGCCATCGTCGGCCCGACCGGTGCCGGCAAGACCACCCTGGTCAACCTGATCATGCGGTTCTACGAGCTGCGCGGGGGCCGGATCACGCTGGACGGCGTCGACATCACCGCGATGCCGCGCGCCGCCCTGCGCAGCAGGATCGGGATGGTGCTGCAGGACACGTGGCTCTTCGAGGGCACCATCCGCGACAACATCGTCTACGGCCGGCCCGACGCGACCGAGGAGGAGATGCTCGCCGCCGCACGGGCGACGTTCGTGGATCGGTTCGTGCACTCGCTGCCCGACGGCTACGACACGATGATCGAGGGCGACGGCGGCAAGCTGTCCGCCGGCGAGCGCCAGCTGCTCACCATCGCGCGCGCCTTCCTCGCCCAGCCCGACCTGCTGATCCTGGACGAGGCCACCTCCAGTGTCGACACCCGCACCGAACTGCTGCTGCAGCAGGCGATGGCCGCGCTGCGCACCGATCGGACGAGCTTCGTGATCGCCCACCGGCTGAGCACCATTCGCGATGCCGACCTCATCCTGGTGATGGAGGACGGTTCGATCGTGGAGCAGGGCGATCACGAGTCGCTGCTGGCCGCGGGTGGCGCCTACGCCCGGCTCTACCGGTCGCAGTTCGCCGGTGCGGTCGGCGAGGAGGTCGTGGCCTGA
- a CDS encoding ABC transporter ATP-binding protein, whose amino-acid sequence MLLRILRTYLRPYRRWLTGVVVLQFVSTVMALLLPSINADIIDNGVLVNDNGYILRLGGVMLLVSLLQISCSIGAVYFGARTAMAFGRDLRRDLFHRVGGFSGREVSGFGAPSLITRNTNDVQQVQMLGLMTCTMAVTVPIMMIGGVLMAMRQDLELSWLLAVVVPVLFLAVGLVVSRMVPNFRQVQVRIDGVNRVLREQITGIRVVRAFVREPLETARFAEANDGLTSVSLAAGRWLAMMFPLVMLIINGASVAVMWFGGHRVADGMQVGPLTAFLSYLMQILMSVMMGTFMLMQIPRSAVCADRIAEVLDTVSSVVPPTDGVTEVHGRGRLDLENVSFTYPGAEAPVLSDVGFQARAGQTVAVIGSTGAGKSTLLNLVPRLFDTTAGRVMVDGVDVRLLDPGTLHSRLGLVPQRAFLFTGTIRSNLLHGKPDASEDELWHALEVAQARAFVEELGEDGRSGLDAPVVQGGTNFSGGQRQRLAIARALVRRPEIYLFDDSFSALDLATDARLRAALEPETRDATVVIVAQRVSTIRDADLILVLEDGRVVGRGTHHELLATCETYQEIVSSQLSAEEAA is encoded by the coding sequence ATGCTGCTTCGCATCCTGCGCACCTACCTGCGCCCCTACCGGCGCTGGCTGACCGGTGTCGTGGTGCTGCAGTTCGTCAGCACCGTGATGGCGCTGCTGCTGCCGAGCATCAACGCCGACATCATCGACAACGGCGTGCTGGTCAACGACAACGGCTACATCCTGCGCCTCGGCGGCGTGATGCTCCTGGTCTCGCTGCTCCAGATCTCCTGCTCCATCGGGGCGGTCTACTTCGGCGCCCGTACGGCGATGGCGTTCGGCCGGGACCTGCGTCGCGACCTGTTCCACCGGGTCGGCGGCTTCAGCGGTCGCGAGGTCAGCGGCTTCGGCGCGCCCTCGCTGATCACCCGCAACACCAACGACGTGCAGCAGGTGCAGATGCTGGGCCTGATGACCTGCACCATGGCCGTGACCGTCCCGATCATGATGATCGGCGGCGTGCTGATGGCGATGCGCCAGGATCTGGAGCTGTCCTGGCTGCTGGCCGTCGTCGTACCGGTGCTCTTCCTCGCCGTCGGTCTGGTGGTCAGCCGGATGGTGCCCAACTTCCGTCAGGTCCAGGTCCGCATCGACGGTGTCAACCGGGTGCTGCGCGAGCAGATCACCGGCATCCGGGTGGTGCGCGCCTTCGTGCGGGAGCCGCTGGAGACGGCGCGCTTCGCTGAGGCCAACGACGGGCTGACCTCGGTCTCGCTCGCCGCCGGTCGCTGGCTGGCGATGATGTTCCCGCTGGTGATGCTGATCATCAACGGCGCCAGCGTCGCGGTGATGTGGTTCGGCGGCCACCGGGTCGCCGACGGCATGCAGGTGGGCCCGCTGACGGCGTTCCTGTCCTACCTCATGCAGATCCTGATGTCGGTCATGATGGGGACGTTCATGCTGATGCAGATCCCGCGATCGGCCGTCTGTGCCGACCGGATCGCCGAGGTGCTCGACACCGTCTCGTCGGTGGTGCCGCCGACCGACGGCGTCACCGAGGTGCACGGCCGTGGGCGGCTCGACCTGGAGAATGTGTCCTTCACCTACCCGGGCGCCGAGGCGCCGGTGCTCTCCGACGTGGGCTTCCAGGCGCGCGCCGGGCAGACGGTTGCGGTGATCGGCTCGACAGGTGCGGGCAAGTCCACCCTGCTCAACCTGGTGCCACGGCTCTTCGACACGACCGCCGGCCGGGTGATGGTCGACGGCGTCGACGTTCGGCTGCTCGACCCGGGCACGCTGCACAGCCGGCTGGGCCTGGTGCCGCAGCGCGCGTTCCTGTTCACCGGCACGATCCGCTCCAACCTGCTGCACGGCAAGCCGGACGCAAGCGAGGACGAGCTGTGGCACGCCCTCGAGGTGGCCCAGGCGCGCGCCTTCGTGGAGGAGCTCGGCGAGGACGGCCGCAGTGGGCTGGATGCCCCGGTCGTCCAGGGCGGTACGAACTTCTCCGGCGGTCAACGCCAGCGGCTCGCGATCGCGCGGGCGCTGGTGCGCCGACCCGAGATCTACCTGTTCGACGACTCCTTCAGCGCCCTCGACCTGGCCACGGACGCCCGCCTGCGGGCGGCGCTGGAGCCGGAGACGCGCGACGCGACGGTGGTGATCGTGGCCCAGCGGGTCTCCACCATCCGCGACGCCGACCTGATCCTGGTCCTGGAGGACGGCCGGGTGGTCGGTCGCGGGACCCACCACGAGCTGCTGGCCACGTGCGAGACCTACCAGGAGATCGTCTCCTCCCAGCTGAGCGCCGAGGAGGCGGCCTGA
- a CDS encoding helix-turn-helix transcriptional regulator, which yields MAHTSRILVGRDAELEELSSLLGVAAHPGGRPTSGVHVLLSGDAGVGKTRLLLELTDRVESAGWQVYVGHCLDLGESALPYLPFSELLDRLASDLPELVEQVGRAYPDLGRLQPVRRVLGATAPETGDADRIQLFEGVHALLEAVAAQTPLLLIVEDVHWADQSTRDLLTFLFTRPLSGPVAIVASYRTDDLHRRHPLRRQVAEWSRLQWVSRVGIGPLGDDDVRTLVAALDPAATEQETVDIVARAEGNAFFVEELVGAVSGPDRWVPDELADVLLVRLDRLDESVRDLVRTASAAGRKVTHPLLAAVTELSDDALDAALRQAVESHVLVAGDGDYWFRHALLGEAVYDDLLPGQRVRLHARYVAALGSGSAPGTAAELARHARLAHDLDTALSASIRAGDEAAAIGGPEEAAMHLEYALQLLADPQRPLPDGESPVRVAEATVEALLAAGHTERAVRVAQEALERLPDGSASERARLLTAQAVSLGILDHTQYDAVSVSTEAVATSEQAEPALRARVLANHTQILSWVDRQEEAEQFGLEALAMAERHNLPRIASAVVTTLSSADRSRTSPERFRAMMPAAIKRAVASGNIGAELQARFILARSYQDEADWPAAERAFTEVVTRGAQLGRPWAPYAFEARHQLAWVYYVAGRWSEALALLEIAVPGAPALPYAALDSIRLSIRQARGETVPLRIHRSQWEVDGIVAVFAAATEIRGSSTPAAVLQAYDDVMDALNRAWNPGFAAGLRIAATTLGRLAEVITGPVERDWLAAVIDRLVADAVHAVRHQPEQWGPEGQAWEARLRAEELRLRRLLDPAAVADTELIEAWRAAERAFTTFGHVHELALVRATYADMLRATGDLDAARALADQARSAARALGARPLLTTLGEVSGAAAPSDAASVVALTTREREILALVADGRSNGEIGKQLFISTKTVSVHVSNILAKLGASSRTEAAAIARRQGLVESGLRPR from the coding sequence GTGGCGCACACGAGTCGGATCCTGGTCGGACGCGACGCCGAGCTGGAGGAGCTCTCCTCCCTGCTCGGCGTCGCTGCGCATCCGGGCGGCCGGCCCACCTCCGGCGTGCACGTCCTGCTCTCCGGTGACGCCGGCGTCGGCAAGACCCGGCTCCTGCTCGAGCTGACCGACCGCGTCGAGAGCGCCGGGTGGCAGGTGTACGTCGGTCACTGCCTCGACCTCGGCGAGAGCGCGCTGCCCTACCTGCCCTTCTCCGAGCTCCTCGACCGGCTCGCCTCGGACCTGCCCGAGCTGGTCGAGCAGGTCGGCCGCGCCTACCCCGACCTGGGCCGCCTGCAGCCGGTCCGCCGGGTGCTCGGCGCCACCGCGCCCGAGACCGGCGACGCGGACAGGATCCAGCTCTTCGAAGGCGTCCACGCGCTGCTGGAGGCGGTCGCCGCGCAGACCCCGCTGCTGCTGATCGTCGAGGACGTGCACTGGGCCGACCAGTCCACCCGCGACCTGCTGACGTTCCTGTTCACCCGGCCGCTCAGCGGGCCGGTGGCGATCGTGGCCTCCTACCGCACCGACGACCTCCACCGCCGTCACCCGCTGCGTCGCCAGGTAGCGGAGTGGTCGCGGCTGCAGTGGGTCTCCCGCGTCGGGATCGGTCCGCTCGGCGACGACGACGTACGGACCCTGGTGGCGGCGCTCGACCCGGCCGCGACCGAGCAGGAGACCGTCGACATCGTGGCGCGCGCCGAGGGCAACGCGTTCTTCGTCGAGGAGCTGGTCGGCGCCGTCAGCGGGCCCGACCGGTGGGTGCCCGACGAGCTCGCCGACGTCCTGCTGGTCCGGCTCGACCGGCTCGACGAGTCGGTGCGCGACCTGGTCCGCACCGCGAGCGCCGCGGGGCGCAAGGTCACCCACCCCCTGCTCGCCGCCGTCACCGAGCTGTCCGACGACGCCCTCGACGCGGCGCTGCGCCAGGCCGTCGAGTCGCACGTGCTGGTGGCCGGCGACGGCGACTACTGGTTCCGGCACGCGCTCCTCGGCGAGGCGGTCTACGACGACCTGCTGCCCGGGCAGCGGGTGCGGTTGCACGCCCGCTACGTGGCGGCGCTCGGCTCGGGCAGCGCGCCCGGGACCGCCGCCGAGCTCGCCCGGCACGCCCGTCTCGCGCACGACCTCGACACCGCCCTGAGCGCCAGCATCCGCGCCGGTGACGAGGCTGCGGCGATCGGCGGCCCCGAGGAGGCGGCGATGCACCTGGAGTACGCGCTGCAGCTGCTCGCCGACCCGCAGCGCCCGCTGCCCGACGGCGAGTCGCCGGTGCGGGTCGCCGAGGCGACGGTCGAGGCCCTGCTCGCCGCCGGGCACACCGAGCGCGCCGTACGCGTGGCGCAGGAGGCGTTGGAACGGCTGCCCGACGGCTCCGCGAGCGAGCGCGCCCGGCTGCTCACCGCCCAGGCCGTCAGCCTCGGCATCCTCGACCACACCCAGTACGACGCGGTCAGCGTCTCCACCGAGGCGGTGGCCACCAGCGAGCAGGCCGAGCCCGCTCTGCGGGCACGCGTGCTGGCGAACCACACCCAGATCCTGTCCTGGGTCGACCGGCAGGAGGAGGCCGAGCAGTTCGGCCTCGAGGCGCTCGCCATGGCCGAGCGGCACAACCTGCCGCGGATCGCCTCGGCCGTCGTCACCACGCTCAGCTCGGCCGACCGCAGCCGGACCTCGCCGGAGCGGTTCCGCGCGATGATGCCCGCCGCGATCAAGCGCGCTGTCGCCAGCGGCAACATCGGCGCCGAGCTGCAGGCCCGTTTCATCCTGGCGCGGTCCTACCAGGACGAGGCGGACTGGCCGGCCGCCGAGCGCGCCTTCACCGAGGTGGTGACACGCGGTGCGCAGCTGGGGCGGCCGTGGGCGCCGTACGCCTTCGAGGCCCGTCACCAGCTCGCCTGGGTGTACTACGTCGCGGGCCGCTGGTCCGAGGCGCTGGCGCTGCTGGAGATCGCCGTCCCCGGCGCGCCGGCCCTCCCCTACGCCGCGCTGGACTCGATCCGACTCTCGATCCGGCAGGCGCGCGGCGAGACGGTGCCGCTACGGATCCACCGCTCGCAGTGGGAGGTCGACGGGATCGTCGCCGTCTTCGCCGCCGCCACCGAGATCCGCGGCTCGTCGACCCCGGCAGCGGTGCTCCAAGCGTACGACGACGTCATGGATGCGCTGAACCGCGCCTGGAACCCGGGCTTCGCCGCCGGGCTGCGGATCGCCGCGACGACGCTCGGCCGGCTGGCCGAGGTGATCACCGGTCCGGTCGAGCGCGACTGGCTCGCCGCCGTGATCGACCGTCTGGTCGCGGACGCCGTCCACGCCGTACGACACCAGCCCGAGCAGTGGGGTCCGGAGGGGCAGGCCTGGGAGGCTCGACTTCGCGCCGAGGAGCTTCGGCTGCGCCGGCTGCTCGATCCCGCGGCCGTGGCCGACACCGAGCTGATCGAGGCCTGGCGGGCGGCGGAGCGGGCGTTCACCACCTTCGGCCACGTGCACGAGCTGGCCCTGGTGCGTGCGACGTACGCCGACATGCTGCGCGCGACCGGTGACCTCGACGCCGCCCGTGCCCTGGCCGACCAGGCGCGGTCGGCCGCGCGCGCCCTGGGCGCCCGGCCGCTGCTGACGACCCTGGGCGAGGTGTCGGGTGCGGCGGCCCCGAGCGACGCCGCGAGCGTCGTGGCGCTCACCACCCGCGAGCGCGAGATCCTGGCCCTGGTCGCCGACGGCCGGAGCAACGGCGAGATCGGCAAGCAGCTGTTCATCAGCACCAAGACCGTCTCGGTCCACGTCTCCAACATCCTCGCCAAGCTGGGCGCCTCGAGTCGCACCGAGGCCGCCGCCATCGCCCGTCGCCAGGGACTCGTTGAATCGGGCCTCCGTCCCCGTTGA
- the pdxH gene encoding pyridoxamine 5'-phosphate oxidase: MDLAAAREEYSRGGLSESDLAPDPVGMFERWYVEARDAGVREPNAMVVATTDPDGAPSARFVLLKGFDERGFVFYTNQASRKGQALAAEPRIALLFPWHDLERQVRVEGVAESLSRAEVEAYFAVRPRGSQLGAWASHQSRPVAGREELEQAYADVERRFAGVDRLPVPEEWGGYRVVPATVEFWQGRIGRMHDRLVYTRAGDTWATCRLAP, encoded by the coding sequence ATGGATCTGGCGGCGGCGCGCGAGGAGTACAGCAGGGGCGGTCTGAGCGAGTCGGACCTTGCTCCGGACCCGGTCGGGATGTTCGAGCGCTGGTACGTCGAGGCGCGTGACGCCGGCGTCCGCGAGCCGAACGCGATGGTGGTGGCGACCACCGACCCCGACGGCGCGCCCTCGGCCCGGTTCGTGCTGCTGAAGGGGTTCGACGAGCGCGGGTTCGTCTTCTACACCAACCAGGCCTCCCGCAAGGGGCAGGCGCTGGCGGCGGAGCCGCGGATCGCGCTGCTCTTCCCCTGGCACGACCTGGAGCGGCAGGTCCGGGTGGAGGGCGTGGCCGAGTCGCTGTCCCGTGCCGAGGTCGAGGCGTACTTCGCCGTACGGCCGCGCGGATCGCAGCTCGGAGCCTGGGCCTCCCACCAGTCGCGGCCGGTGGCCGGGCGCGAGGAGCTGGAGCAGGCGTACGCCGACGTCGAGCGCCGGTTCGCCGGTGTCGATCGGCTGCCGGTGCCCGAGGAGTGGGGCGGCTACCGCGTCGTTCCCGCGACGGTCGAGTTCTGGCAGGGCCGGATCGGCCGGATGCACGACCGGCTCGTCTACACGCGCGCCGGCGACACCTGGGCCACCTGCCGCCTGGCGCCGTAA
- a CDS encoding citrate synthase 2 yields MTEVHHGLEGVIAFETEIAEPDKEGSALRYRGVDIEDLVGRVPFENVWGLLIDGVYTPGLPPAEAYNLPVHTGDVRVDVQAAIAMLAPAFGFRQTYDITPEQAREDLARVAVMVLSYAGQSARDIHLPVVPQKLVDEGRTLAEKFLIRWRGEADPKHAHAIDAYWSSAAEHGMNASTFTARVITSTGADVAAAFSGAIGAMSGPLHGGAPSRVLGMIEDVEKSGDATAYVKGLLDSGERLMGFGHRVYRAEDPRARVLRRTAKELAAPRFEVAEALEKAALAELRERRPDRVLETNVEFWAAIVLDFAQIPSHMFTSMFTCARTGGWSAHILEQVRTGRLIRPSAVYTGPSPRPADSVEGWNAAWGK; encoded by the coding sequence ATGACCGAGGTACACCACGGGCTCGAGGGCGTGATCGCGTTCGAGACGGAGATCGCCGAGCCCGACAAGGAAGGCTCCGCGCTGCGCTACCGCGGCGTCGACATCGAGGACCTGGTCGGACGGGTGCCGTTCGAGAACGTCTGGGGCCTGCTGATCGACGGCGTGTACACGCCGGGTCTGCCGCCCGCGGAGGCGTACAACCTGCCTGTCCACACCGGCGACGTCCGCGTCGACGTCCAGGCGGCGATCGCGATGCTGGCGCCGGCGTTCGGCTTCCGGCAGACCTACGACATCACCCCCGAGCAGGCCCGCGAGGACCTCGCCCGGGTCGCGGTGATGGTGCTCTCCTACGCCGGCCAGTCGGCGCGCGACATCCACCTGCCGGTGGTGCCTCAGAAGCTCGTCGACGAGGGCCGCACGCTGGCCGAGAAGTTCCTGATCCGCTGGCGCGGCGAGGCCGACCCGAAGCACGCCCACGCGATCGACGCCTACTGGTCCTCCGCGGCCGAGCACGGCATGAACGCCTCGACGTTCACCGCCCGGGTGATCACCTCGACAGGCGCGGACGTGGCGGCGGCCTTCTCCGGCGCGATCGGCGCGATGAGCGGTCCGCTGCACGGTGGCGCGCCCTCGCGCGTGCTCGGCATGATCGAGGACGTCGAGAAGAGCGGCGACGCGACCGCCTACGTCAAGGGTCTGCTCGACTCCGGTGAGCGGCTGATGGGCTTCGGTCACCGCGTCTACCGTGCCGAGGACCCGCGCGCACGCGTGCTGCGACGTACGGCCAAGGAGCTCGCCGCACCCCGCTTCGAGGTGGCCGAGGCGCTGGAGAAGGCAGCCCTCGCCGAGCTCCGCGAGCGCCGCCCCGACCGCGTCCTGGAGACGAACGTGGAGTTCTGGGCCGCCATCGTGCTGGACTTCGCGCAGATCCCCTCGCACATGTTCACCTCGATGTTCACCTGCGCGCGCACCGGCGGGTGGTCGGCCCACATCCTCGAGCAGGTCAGGACCGGACGACTGATCCGGCCCTCCGCCGTCTACACCGGCCCCTCCCCGCGGCCGGCCGACTCCGTGGAGGGCTGGAACGCCGCCTGGGGGAAGTAG
- the serC gene encoding phosphoserine transaminase, with amino-acid sequence MRLAIPADLLPADGRFGSGPSKVPAGRLEALAATGAGLMGTSHRQAPVKQLVRRVRDGLAALFDLPEGYEVVLGNGGSIGFFSLATYALIRERSQHVVYGEFAKKFAAEATAAPWLRDPTIVGAPHGARALASFEADVDVYAWTHNETSTGVMSPVLRPEGATPDQLVLVDATSAAGGLPLDVRESDVYYFAPQKSFASDGGLWIALMSPAAIARAEELAGDRHIPAFFNLVDAIKQSRLDQTVNTPAVATLYLMAEQLDWMNAAGGLTGMVQRTAASAEALYTWAEASPYAAPFVADPAHRSLVVGTVELDPAIDRVAVMDHLRENGIVDVDAYRGVGVNQLRIAMYPSVDAADVTALTRCIDYVVERL; translated from the coding sequence ATGCGCCTCGCGATCCCCGCCGACCTTCTCCCCGCCGACGGCCGCTTCGGGTCGGGCCCCTCCAAGGTCCCCGCCGGCCGCCTCGAGGCACTGGCCGCCACCGGTGCCGGCCTGATGGGCACCTCGCACCGGCAGGCTCCGGTCAAGCAGCTGGTCCGCCGGGTCCGCGACGGCCTGGCAGCCCTCTTCGACCTGCCCGAGGGCTACGAGGTCGTGCTCGGCAACGGCGGCTCGATCGGATTCTTCTCGCTCGCGACCTACGCCCTGATCCGGGAGCGCAGCCAGCACGTCGTGTACGGCGAGTTCGCCAAGAAGTTCGCCGCCGAGGCGACAGCGGCGCCGTGGCTCCGCGACCCGACCATCGTGGGCGCACCGCACGGCGCGCGGGCGCTGGCGTCGTTCGAGGCGGACGTCGACGTCTACGCCTGGACGCACAACGAGACCTCGACCGGCGTGATGTCGCCCGTGTTGCGGCCCGAGGGCGCGACGCCGGACCAGCTGGTGCTGGTGGATGCCACCTCCGCGGCCGGCGGTCTGCCCCTGGACGTGCGGGAGAGCGACGTCTACTACTTCGCGCCGCAGAAGTCCTTCGCCTCCGACGGCGGCCTGTGGATCGCGCTGATGTCCCCGGCCGCGATCGCCCGCGCCGAGGAGCTCGCCGGCGATCGGCACATCCCCGCGTTCTTCAACCTGGTCGACGCGATCAAGCAGTCGCGCCTCGACCAGACCGTCAACACGCCCGCCGTCGCCACGCTCTACCTCATGGCCGAGCAGCTGGACTGGATGAACGCCGCCGGCGGCCTGACCGGGATGGTGCAGCGCACCGCCGCCAGCGCCGAGGCCCTCTACACCTGGGCGGAGGCCTCGCCGTACGCCGCGCCGTTCGTGGCCGACCCCGCCCATCGGTCGCTGGTCGTGGGCACCGTCGAGCTCGACCCGGCCATCGACCGGGTGGCGGTCATGGACCACCTCCGCGAGAACGGCATCGTCGACGTCGACGCCTACCGCGGCGTGGGCGTCAACCAGCTGCGGATCGCCATGTATCCCTCCGTCGATGCCGCCGACGTCACCGCCCTCACGCGCTGCATCGACTACGTCGTCGAGCGCCTCTGA